Sequence from the Dehalococcoidia bacterium genome:
CAAGAATTACTTTGTCGCTGTCGGTTTTTTCGGATATTCGCAGGTTGCTAGATGAACAACAGTTTGATGTGATTCATTTACACGAGCCAATGGTTCCTTTGCTACCACTGGTGACTTTAGGTTTTTCCAAGTCAGTTAATATCGCGACTTTTCATGCATTTCAAGGAACAAGATTAAATCGTTTCTGGAGCCTTTTTACCCGTGGGCTGTTCAATAAATTAGATTGTCACATTGCTGTTTCTGCTCCTGCGCGTGAATTTGTATCAAAATATTACCCAGCAGAGTATGAAATCATCCCTAATGGTGTTGATCTAGATCGGTTTTCAGGGAAGAACTCATTAAATAAATTTAAAGATGGGAAAGTAAATATTCTATTTCTGGGCCGTATGGAGAAGCGAAAAGGGTTTAAATACTTATTGAGCGCTTATCTCCGGACTAAGAAGCAATTCCCTGATATTCGTTTGATTGTTGCTGGTGGTACCCAGCCTTTGAAAGAATTAAGGCCTATGCTCAAATCTGATACTAATTTGGATATAGAGTGGGTTGGTCAAATTTCAGACTCGGATGTTCCGAAGTATTACCATTCAGCTGATATTTTTTGTGCGCCTAATACGGGGAATGAAAGTTTTGGTATTGTCCTCTTGGAGGCTATGGCATCAGGAAAACCGATTATTGCATCTAAGATAGACGGATTTCTAGAAGTAATGGAAAACGATAAGGAAGGGGTATTTTGCGACCCTGAAAATGAAGAAGAGTTGGAAGGCGCTTTAAAGAAACTTATTAAGGACGCGAAGCTTCGAGCGAGTATGGGTAAATCTGGTCGCTTAACTGCAAAAAAATACAGCTGGGATATCATATCCGATGAAATTGAAGACACTTACTTTAAAGCCATAAGTAAAAAACACTCAAAAGTAGGGAAATAGTGAAGATACCTGTTATTCGCACTCATGCGCGTGGTCTAGTTACTAAATTTTTCAGTAATCCGATTGCTAAAATTTTGATTGCTTTAAAAATTTCACCCAATTTGATAACAGTGATAGGTTTTTTAGTTACCTCCTATTCGGCTTACCTAATTGCGCAAGGGGATTTAGTCCTAGGCGGGTCAATAATGTTTGTAGGTGCGGGTATGGACATGT
This genomic interval carries:
- a CDS encoding glycosyltransferase family 4 protein, producing the protein MTPGGVNDHVSNLATQLRRKGHYVTIVAPASGVSSYKEGTHLTGRAIPFPSGGSVARITLSLSVFSDIRRLLDEQQFDVIHLHEPMVPLLPLVTLGFSKSVNIATFHAFQGTRLNRFWSLFTRGLFNKLDCHIAVSAPAREFVSKYYPAEYEIIPNGVDLDRFSGKNSLNKFKDGKVNILFLGRMEKRKGFKYLLSAYLRTKKQFPDIRLIVAGGTQPLKELRPMLKSDTNLDIEWVGQISDSDVPKYYHSADIFCAPNTGNESFGIVLLEAMASGKPIIASKIDGFLEVMENDKEGVFCDPENEEELEGALKKLIKDAKLRASMGKSGRLTAKKYSWDIISDEIEDTYFKAISKKHSKVGK